The Pyrus communis chromosome 2, drPyrComm1.1, whole genome shotgun sequence genome includes a window with the following:
- the LOC137725359 gene encoding purple acid phosphatase-like has product MGVLDLASSRAAAATVVVLGLVLSFGVVCNGGKTSSFVRKVEKTVDMPLDSDVFKVPPGYNAPQQVHITQGDQLGKGVIVSWVTVDEPGSSSVLYWSANSKKKKAEGKITTYKFYNYTSGYIHHTTVRNLMFNTKYYYVVGIGHTERQFWFITPPEVGPDASYTFGLIGDLGQSYDSNKTLTHYELNPQKGQAVFFVGDLSYADNYPNHDNVRWDTWGRFVERSVAYQPWIWTAGNHEIDFAPEIGETKPFKPYSHRYHVPYKASGSTSPFWYSIKRASAYIIVLSSYSAYGKYTPQYKWLEEELPKVNRRETPWLIVLMHSPWYNSYNYHYMEGETMRVMYERWFVTYKVDVVFAGHVHAYERSERVSNVAYNIVNGICKPVKDQYAPVYITIGDGGNLEGLATNMTEPQPDYSAYREASFGHATFDIKNRTHAYYSWHRNQDGYAVKADSMWFFNRFYHPVDDSTSAE; this is encoded by the exons ATGGGTGTGCTGGATTTAGCTTCTTCAAGGGCAGCAGCGGCCACTGTTGTAGTGCTGGGTTTGGTCTTGAGCTTTGGAGTGGTGTGCAATGGAGGCAAAACAAGTAGTTTTGTGAGGAAAGTTGAGAAGACTGTGGACATGCCTCTTGACAGTGATGTCTTCAAAGTCCCTCCTGGCTATAATGCACCGCAACaa GTTCATATTACACAAGGAGACCAACTGGGAAAGGGAGTGATCGTTTCATGGGTTACTGTGGATGAACCCGGTTCCAGTAGTGTGCTGTACTGGAGTGCAAACAGCAAGAAAAAGAAGGCCGAGGGCAAAATTACAACCTATAAATTCTACAATTACACTTCCGGTTACATTCACCACACCACTGTCAGAAATTTAATG TTCAATACCAAATACTACTATGTGGTTGGAATTGGCCATACCGAGCGGCAGTTCTGGTTTATAACTCCTCCTGAAGTTGGTCCCGACGCCTCTTACACATTTGGACTCATAG GGGATCTGGGACAGAGCTATGATTCAAATAAGACACTTACTCATTACGAGTTAAACCCACAGAAAGGACAAGCAGTATTTTTTGTTGGGGACCTCTCTTATGCAGATAACTACCCAAATCATGACAATGTCAGGTGGGATACTTGGGGAAGATTCGTCGAGAGAAGTGTTGCTTACCAACCTTGGATATGGACTGCAGGAAACCATGAAATCGATTTTGCCCCAGAAATC GGTGAAACCAAACCTTTTAAGCCTTACAGTCACCGGTATCATGTTCCCTATAAAGCATCTGGGAGTACTTCCCCCTTTTGGTATTCGATCAAGAGAGCTTCAGCATACATCATAGTCTTGTCTTCTTATTCGGCATATG GTAAATACACCCCTCAGTACAAATGGCTTGAGGAGGAACTACCGAAGGTTAATAGGAGGGAAACACCATGGTTGATTGTTTTAATGCATTCTCCATGGTATAACAGCTACAACTATCACTACATGGAAGGAGAAACCATGAGAGTGATGTATGAGCGATGGTTTGTGACGTACAAAGTCGACGTGGTATTTGCTGGTCATGTCCATGCGTATGAACGATCT GAACGTGTATCCAATGTTGCATACAACATCGTAAATGGCATTTGCAAACCTGTGAAAGATCAATATGCACCAGTGTACATTACGATTGGTGATGGAGGAAATCTTGAAGGCTTAGCGACAAA TATGACAGAACCACAGCCCGATTATTCAGCTTATAGAGAGGCCAGTTTTGGTCATGCTACTTTCGACATCAAGAATCGAACCCATGCCTACTATAGTTGGCACCGTAATCAAGATGGATATGCGGTAAAAGCTGATTCGATGTGGTTTTTCAATAGATTCTATCACCCTGTAGATGATTCCACAAGTGCTGAATAA
- the LOC137725697 gene encoding uncharacterized protein — translation MAEKSGDGDGSGGGDGAPAEDEKKNNHADGGVPPEKEKNGDPELLICLLQPAPVDSDPDYIGIRRLLLSRKPQSPFHRRLDWRCNGKGYVAFRNYICRPRNWESTQTPSLQTTPGNSERWIPPPSPRSLLYDVESWSPGRDVQSGSQPSPRRSFGSSISDSDRPRPQRAEPAYSFVGMQCIFDQCKASVTVLKFGHMSSDLLAYGASDGTLTVCTVSDPPSILKHLHGHSKDVTDFDFSSNNQYISSSSMDKTVRVWEISKGLCIRVIYGVSPQLCIRFHPVNNNFLSVGNADKEVTVFNFSTGRIIHKIFFDSEVTSMDYAHTGQLIFCGDATGCIYSVSMNSHTGMLSRSHRHRSSTRRKSPVTTVQYRSFSLLARGPVLLTCTQDGSLSFFSVALDIQGYLTLRCSLKLNPRIYSIRASFCPLLSLEKGEYIVSGSEDSNVYFYDLTRPKHTCVNKLQGHRFPVIGVAWNHGENLLASSDLYGTVIVWKRSRTG, via the exons ATGGCGGAAAAAAGCGGCGACGGCGACGGCAGCGGTGGGGGTGATGGTGCTCCAGCAGAGGATGAGAAGAAGAATAATCATGCTGATGGTGGTGTTCCAccagagaaagaaaagaatggAGATCCAGAACTGCTGATCTGCTTGCTTCAACCTGCTCCCGTCGACTCCGATCCTGACTACATCGGCATCCGTCGCCTTCTCCTGTCTCGCAAGCCCCAGTCCCCATTTCATCGCCGCCTG GATTGGAGATGCAATGGAAAAGGGTACGTCGCGTTTCGAAATTACATCTGTCGGCCAAGGAATTGGGAGAGTACGCAGACTCCGAGCCTCCAGACCACTCCCGGAAACAG TGAGCGATGGATTCCACCTCCAAGTCCGCGGTCCCTTTTGTATGATGTCGAAAGCTGGAGTCCTGGCAGG gaCGTCCAGAGTGGTAGTCAACCTTCACCTCGCAGAAGTTTTGGCTCCAGTATAAGTGATAGTGACCGCCCACGTCCTCAGCGGGCAGAACCTGCATACTCGTTCGTAGGAATGCAGTGCATCTTTGATCAGTGCAAAGCCTCTG TCACGGTTTTGAAGTTTGGACACATGAGTTCTGATCTGCTTGCCTACGGAGCATCAGATGGAACCTTGACAGTATGCACTGTTTCTGATCCACCTTCAATCCTCAAGCATCTGCATGGTCACTCCAAAGATGTTACAG ACTTCGATTTTTCATCAAACAATCAATACATTTCATCCTCATCAATGGATAAAACTGTACGAGTGTGGGAGATTTCAAAAGGCCTTTGCATTCGAGTAATATATGGAGTGTCTCCACAACTATGTATTCGTTTCCACCCT GTAAATAACAACTTTCTTTCAGTTGGCAATGCAGACAAAGAAGTTACG GTTTTCAATTTCAGCACTGGGAGGATCATTCATAAAATATTCTTTGACAGTGAGGTTACCTCCATGGATTATGCTCACACTGGACAGCTCATTTTCTGTGGTGATGCGACG GGGTGTATATATTCTGTAAGTATGAATTCTCACACGGGAATGTTGTCTCGTTCTCATCGTCATCGAAGTAGCACAAGGCGAAAATCTCCAGTCACAACTGTGCAGTACCGAAGTTTTTCATTGTTGGCTCGAGGCCCTGTCTTGCTTACGTGTACTCAAGATGGAAGTTTATCTTTCTTCAG TGTTGCTCTGGACATACAGGGTTATTTGACTCTTCGTTGCTCACTGAAACTAAATCCACGAATATACAGCATCCGGGCTTCCTTCTGTCCTCTGCTTTCCCTTGAAAAAGGAGAATATATAG TTTCCGGAAGTGAGGATTCAAATGTCTACTTCTACGATTTAACTCGGCCAAAGCATACTTGTGTAAACAAGCTACAG GGTCATCGATTTCCGGTCATTGGTGTTGCTTGGAACCATGGAGAGAACTTGTTAGCATCATCTGATTTATACGGAACGGTTATTGTATGGAAGAGATCAAGGACAGGCTAA
- the LOC137725201 gene encoding purple acid phosphatase-like, with protein MGVLDLASSRAAAATVVVLGLVLSFGVVCNGGKTSSFVRKVEKTVDMPLDSDVFKVPPGYNAPQQVHITQGDQLGKGVIVSWVTVDEPGSSSVLYWSANSKKKKAEGKITTYKFYNYTSGYIHHTTVRNLMFNTKYYYVVGIGHTERQFWFITPPEVGPDASYTFGLIGDLGQSYDSNKTLTHYELNPQKGQAVLFVGDLSYADNYTNHDNVRWDTWGRFVERSVAYQPWIWTAGNHEIDFAPEIGETKPFKPYSHRYHVPYKASGSTSPFWYSIKRASAYIIVLSSYSAYGKYTPQYKWLEEELPKVNRRETPWLIVLMHSPWYNSYNYHYMEGETMRVMYEPWFVTYKVDVVFAGHVHAYERSERVSNVAYNIVNGICKPVKDQYAPVYITIGDGGNLEGLATNMTEPQPDYSAYREASFGHATFDIKNRTHAYYSWHRNQDGYAVKADSMWFFNRFYHPVDDSTSAE; from the exons ATGGGTGTGCTGGATTTAGCTTCTTCAAGGGCAGCAGCGGCCACTGTTGTAGTGCTGGGTTTGGTCTTGAGCTTTGGAGTGGTGTGCAATGGAGGCAAAACAAGTAGTTTTGTGAGGAAAGTTGAGAAGACTGTGGACATGCCTCTTGACAGTGATGTCTTCAAAGTCCCTCCTGGCTATAATGCACCGCAACaa GTTCATATTACACAAGGAGACCAACTGGGAAAGGGAGTGATCGTTTCATGGGTTACTGTGGATGAACCCGGTTCCAGTAGTGTGCTGTACTGGAGTGCAAACAGCAAGAAAAAGAAGGCCGAGGGCAAAATTACAACCTATAAATTCTACAATTACACTTCCGGTTACATTCACCACACCACTGTCAGAAATTTAATG TTCAATACCAAATACTACTATGTGGTTGGAATTGGCCATACCGAGCGGCAGTTCTGGTTTATAACTCCTCCTGAAGTTGGTCCCGACGCCTCTTACACATTTGGACTCATAG GGGATCTGGGACAGAGCTATGATTCAAATAAGACACTTACTCACTACGAGTTAAACCCACAGAAAGGACAAGCAGTATTGTTTGTTGGGGACCTCTCTTATGCAGATAACTACACAAATCATGACAATGTCAGGTGGGATACTTGGGGAAGATTCGTCGAGAGAAGTGTTGCTTATCAACCTTGGATATGGACTGCAGGAAACCATGAAATCGATTTTGCCCCAGAAATC GGTGAAACCAAACCTTTTAAGCCTTACAGTCACCGGTATCATGTTCCCTATAAAGCATCTGGGAGTACTTCCCCCTTTTGGTATTCGATCAAGAGAGCTTCGGCATACATCATAGTCTTGTCTTCTTATTCGGCATATG GTAAATACACCCCTCAGTACAAATGGCTTGAGGAGGAACTACCGAAGGTTAATAGGAGGGAAACACCATGGTTGATTGTTTTAATGCATTCTCCATGGTATAACAGCTACAACTATCACTACATGGAAGGAGAAACCATGAGAGTGATGTATGAGCCATGGTTTGTGACGTACAAAGTCGACGTGGTATTTGCTGGTCATGTCCATGCGTATGAACGATCT GAACGTGTATCCAATGTTGCATACAACATCGTAAATGGCATTTGCAAACCTGTGAAAGATCAATATGCACCAGTGTACATTACGATTGGTGATGGAGGAAATCTTGAAGGCTTAGCGACAAA TATGACAGAACCACAGCCCGATTATTCAGCTTATAGAGAGGCCAGTTTTGGTCATGCTACTTTCGACATCAAGAATCGAACCCATGCCTACTATAGTTGGCACCGTAATCAAGATGGATATGCGGTAAAAGCTGATTCGATGTGGTTTTTCAATAGATTCTATCACCCTGTAGATGATTCCACAAGTGCTGAATAA